Proteins encoded by one window of Candidatus Zixiibacteriota bacterium:
- the gcvH gene encoding glycine cleavage system protein GcvH, with product MNIPADLKYTKEHEWVKINGSTATIGITDYAQGELGDIVFVELPDVGKKIEQMSNFGTIEAVKAVSELFSPVSGKVLEINKSLDADPMVINRDPYGGGWMIKVEVSNLAQVEQLLNADGYKKIVS from the coding sequence GTGAATATTCCAGCCGATCTGAAATACACAAAAGAACATGAATGGGTTAAAATTAATGGCTCGACTGCGACCATTGGCATTACCGACTATGCCCAGGGAGAACTGGGCGACATAGTTTTTGTTGAATTGCCGGATGTCGGGAAGAAAATCGAGCAGATGAGCAATTTCGGGACGATCGAAGCCGTCAAAGCGGTCTCGGAGCTTTTTTCGCCGGTCAGCGGCAAAGTTCTCGAAATCAATAAGTCTCTCGACGCTGATCCGATGGTTATCAATAGAGACCCATACGGGGGGGGCTGGATGATTAAAGTTGAAGTGAGCAACCTTGCGCAGGTAGAACAATTGCTCAATGCCGACGGTTATAAAAAGATAGTATCGTAA
- the accC gene encoding acetyl-CoA carboxylase biotin carboxylase subunit, protein MTTIENRPFTKVLIANRGEIALRIIRACRELGLQTVAVYSEADRDALHVRFADEDVCIGPGPAKESYLDFKRIIAAAEVCNAQAIHPGYGFLAENADFAEVCESCGITFIGPKSHAIRQMGDKAKAKEVMKRAGVPIIPGSEGIVPTYDEAVTIAEVVGYPVILKAVAGGGGKGMRICRDAAELERGFHIASTEAGNAFGNPNLYLEKVIVNPHHIEIQLLADSHGNIYHFGERDCSIQRRHQKLIEETPSPIMTEDLRKRMGDAAIKGAKMVDYLGVGTIEFLCDDDLNFYFMEMNTRIQVEHPITEEAYEVDLVKDQIRVALGEKLIYNQDEIKPKWASIEARINAEDVEKDFRPTPGKIEAMHIPGGPGVRVDKAVYAGYVIPPYYDSMIAKLIVKARTREEAIIRLSGALSEFIIQGVPTTIGFHQEICQHPDFIAGKYNTGFIEANFKKDGSKKKSVTLRRGEENPESDGLEANETENLNTEQQEPATVTTLTDRE, encoded by the coding sequence ATGACAACTATTGAAAATAGACCTTTCACCAAAGTCCTGATTGCAAATCGGGGCGAAATAGCTCTTCGCATTATCCGCGCCTGTCGCGAACTTGGACTTCAGACAGTCGCCGTGTATTCAGAGGCTGACCGTGATGCCCTACATGTCCGATTCGCCGACGAGGATGTTTGTATTGGTCCGGGTCCGGCTAAAGAATCATATTTAGATTTCAAACGAATTATTGCCGCAGCTGAGGTCTGCAACGCCCAGGCGATTCATCCCGGCTATGGCTTTTTGGCCGAGAACGCTGATTTTGCTGAAGTGTGCGAGTCCTGCGGGATCACATTTATCGGCCCGAAATCGCATGCTATCCGCCAGATGGGGGATAAGGCCAAAGCAAAGGAAGTAATGAAACGCGCGGGAGTTCCGATTATCCCCGGCTCCGAAGGCATCGTTCCGACGTATGACGAAGCGGTCACTATTGCAGAAGTAGTTGGATATCCGGTAATTCTTAAAGCCGTGGCGGGCGGAGGCGGCAAAGGAATGCGCATCTGCCGAGATGCCGCAGAGCTCGAACGGGGTTTTCATATAGCCTCCACTGAAGCCGGCAATGCTTTTGGTAACCCCAATTTGTACCTTGAAAAAGTAATCGTCAATCCGCATCACATAGAGATCCAGCTTCTGGCTGACAGTCACGGCAATATCTACCATTTTGGTGAGCGCGACTGCTCGATTCAGCGCAGGCACCAGAAATTGATAGAGGAAACGCCGTCGCCAATTATGACCGAAGACCTTCGTAAACGAATGGGCGATGCCGCAATTAAGGGCGCAAAGATGGTAGATTACCTTGGGGTGGGTACAATCGAATTTCTCTGCGACGATGATTTGAATTTCTATTTTATGGAAATGAATACCCGTATCCAGGTGGAGCATCCGATCACCGAAGAGGCCTACGAAGTCGATCTGGTCAAAGACCAAATCCGAGTCGCTCTGGGCGAAAAACTTATTTATAACCAAGATGAAATCAAGCCGAAATGGGCATCGATTGAAGCGCGTATCAACGCCGAAGATGTTGAAAAGGATTTTCGCCCGACACCGGGCAAGATCGAAGCGATGCACATACCCGGCGGGCCAGGTGTACGGGTGGATAAGGCTGTCTATGCTGGCTATGTCATTCCACCCTATTATGATTCAATGATTGCCAAATTGATTGTCAAAGCGCGAACTCGTGAAGAGGCAATAATTCGACTTTCCGGCGCCTTGAGCGAGTTTATCATACAGGGTGTGCCGACAACAATCGGATTTCATCAGGAAATTTGCCAGCATCCTGATTTCATTGCCGGAAAGTACAACACCGGATTTATCGAGGCGAACTTCAAAAAAGACGGTTCAAAAAAAAAGTCCGTCACGCTCCGACGAGGGGAAGAAAACCCTGAGAGCGACGGTCTTGAGGCCAATGAGACCGAAAACTTGAACACCGAACAGCAGGAACCGGCCACTGTTACAACTTTAACGGATCGAGAATAA
- a CDS encoding PilT/PilU family type 4a pilus ATPase yields the protein MTLKQMLVEMLNRRASDLHIRVGIRPYLRVNGNLEQISTDPITIDNMDQIASQILNEKQLERFNRKNEMDLALSVAKLGRFRINLFRQRGTTGIAIRSVNTSVPTFEDLNLPPILRKLARERHGLIIITGTTGSGKSTTMASIIEEMNVTEPLNILTIEDPIEYIYRDKKAIISQREVGGDTENFASALRHAFRQDPDVIMIGEIRDLETMSIALTAADTGHLVITTLHTLNVMETITRIISFFPPHQHQQIRLLLAGTLKAIVCQRLLTRADMPGLVPALEIMVNTGAIRECIMNQDKTVDIPELLEQGRVQYGMQSFDQSIMRLYKQGMLTFEEAMSATTNPDDFDLRLKGITGAADRWDEEPSGNTPNVQAPVPPKQNIGGSTRDMPGGYSKY from the coding sequence ATGACGCTCAAACAGATGCTCGTGGAGATGCTCAACCGACGGGCGTCGGATCTCCACATTCGCGTCGGTATTCGCCCATATTTGCGAGTGAACGGCAATCTCGAACAGATTTCCACTGATCCAATCACGATAGACAATATGGATCAGATTGCCTCGCAGATCCTCAATGAAAAGCAACTCGAACGGTTCAATCGAAAAAATGAAATGGATTTGGCCCTCAGCGTTGCCAAGCTGGGACGATTCCGTATAAATCTTTTCCGCCAGCGCGGGACCACTGGTATAGCCATCCGCTCGGTCAATACTTCAGTGCCGACATTTGAAGATCTTAATCTTCCGCCCATACTCAGAAAGCTGGCCCGCGAACGGCATGGCCTTATTATTATTACCGGCACAACGGGCTCGGGTAAATCGACCACAATGGCTTCGATTATAGAAGAAATGAATGTGACTGAACCGCTCAACATTTTGACGATCGAAGATCCAATCGAATATATTTATCGCGACAAGAAGGCAATAATCTCCCAGCGCGAAGTCGGCGGAGATACCGAGAATTTTGCCTCGGCCCTCAGGCATGCCTTCCGACAGGACCCGGATGTCATCATGATTGGTGAAATTCGAGACCTGGAAACAATGTCTATTGCGCTGACCGCCGCCGACACCGGGCATCTGGTCATCACCACTTTGCACACATTGAATGTGATGGAAACGATTACTCGTATTATTTCATTTTTCCCGCCGCATCAGCACCAGCAGATTCGCCTGCTTCTGGCAGGAACACTCAAAGCGATTGTCTGCCAGCGTCTGTTGACTCGAGCCGATATGCCCGGGCTTGTGCCTGCGCTCGAGATAATGGTCAACACCGGCGCCATTCGCGAGTGCATAATGAACCAGGACAAAACTGTTGATATACCTGAACTGCTTGAGCAAGGACGGGTACAGTACGGTATGCAGAGTTTCGACCAGTCTATTATGCGTCTGTACAAACAGGGGATGCTTACTTTTGAAGAAGCAATGAGCGCGACTACCAATCCTGACGATTTTGATCTCAGATTAAAGGGGATTACCGGCGCGGCCGACCGATGGGACGAAGAGCCATCGGGAAATACGCCCAATGTGCAGGCTCCGGTTCCGCCAAAACAGAATATTGGCGGAAGCACTCGGGATATGCCCGGCGGTTATAGTAAGTACTAA
- the accB gene encoding acetyl-CoA carboxylase biotin carboxyl carrier protein, producing the protein MNEKYIRKLIRLVEESEIESLEVSSWGRKIRITQKHAPYTNGHSNTGAIVQPSYNPQPSAPQASAPTPAPAAQPQVVLAPAEDISKLVEIKSPMVGTFYSAASPDVDPYVSLNEKVNAGQVICVVEAMKLMNEIEAEVSGRVVKIFAQNGKPVEFGQALFLIDPNG; encoded by the coding sequence ATGAATGAAAAATATATTCGAAAACTGATACGTCTGGTCGAAGAATCTGAAATTGAGTCCCTTGAAGTTTCAAGCTGGGGACGAAAGATTCGGATTACCCAGAAGCATGCGCCGTATACAAACGGCCATAGCAATACTGGCGCGATTGTCCAACCCTCATACAATCCCCAACCCTCTGCCCCTCAAGCATCTGCTCCCACTCCAGCCCCGGCGGCGCAACCTCAAGTTGTTCTCGCGCCTGCCGAAGATATAAGTAAGCTGGTGGAAATCAAATCCCCAATGGTCGGCACTTTCTATTCGGCGGCTTCGCCGGATGTCGATCCCTACGTGTCACTGAATGAAAAAGTGAACGCCGGACAGGTGATTTGCGTTGTCGAAGCGATGAAGTTGATGAATGAGATCGAGGCTGAAGTGAGCGGCCGGGTTGTCAAGATATTTGCTCAAAACGGCAAACCTGTTGAATTCGGTCAGGCTCTCTTCTTAATCGATCCGAACGGATAA
- a CDS encoding Xaa-Pro peptidase family protein: protein MHAKRLAELRKKLRAENLDGIIVTHLDYVRYLLGFTGTAGVFALTDRTADFLTDSRYAIQAAAEVKNARITIVPSEVISAIGDLTQLHGKNKRYGYSGDYVTISVRNRLQKALPEAIFIPADSILSELGWVKDSVEIASIKAAVKISDRAFERILSMISPGIRENELSAELEYQMAVLGSERPAFESIVASGHRSALPHGRASAKKIAKGDFITFDFGATVNGYVSDITRTVVLGKATSRQKKIYDTVLRAHLAGIKKVKAGTPAKDVDAACRDIITKAGYGKMFGHGTGHGIGFYIHTGPRVSSLSKDTLKANNVVTIEPGIYIEGWGGVRIEDDVLVTKSGGQPLNRAEKKLLEL from the coding sequence ATGCACGCCAAACGCCTCGCAGAACTTCGAAAAAAACTCCGAGCTGAAAACCTGGATGGGATAATTGTGACGCATTTGGATTATGTCCGGTATCTGCTCGGATTTACCGGCACGGCCGGAGTGTTTGCTCTGACAGACAGAACGGCTGACTTTCTTACCGATTCACGCTATGCCATACAGGCGGCAGCCGAAGTCAAAAACGCCCGTATTACAATTGTGCCTTCGGAAGTGATTTCGGCCATCGGAGACCTCACTCAGCTTCACGGAAAAAACAAACGATACGGATACAGCGGGGATTATGTGACCATTTCCGTGCGTAACCGCCTGCAAAAAGCTCTGCCGGAGGCGATCTTTATCCCAGCCGATTCTATCTTATCCGAGCTTGGATGGGTCAAAGACAGCGTGGAAATTGCATCGATAAAAGCTGCCGTCAAAATATCAGATAGGGCTTTTGAGAGAATCCTGAGCATGATTTCGCCCGGTATACGTGAGAATGAACTCTCCGCGGAACTTGAATACCAGATGGCAGTGCTTGGCTCTGAGCGACCAGCCTTTGAATCGATAGTCGCGTCGGGGCATCGTTCTGCCCTCCCGCATGGGCGGGCATCGGCTAAGAAAATTGCTAAAGGGGATTTCATCACCTTTGATTTCGGGGCTACTGTAAATGGCTATGTCTCGGACATCACCCGCACAGTCGTTCTGGGCAAGGCAACTTCCCGCCAGAAGAAGATTTATGACACTGTCCTCAGAGCCCACTTGGCAGGCATTAAGAAGGTAAAGGCCGGAACCCCGGCCAAAGATGTCGATGCCGCCTGTCGGGATATCATCACAAAAGCGGGGTATGGGAAGATGTTTGGTCATGGAACAGGCCACGGGATAGGTTTCTATATCCATACCGGACCGAGGGTTTCCTCACTTTCCAAAGACACCCTGAAGGCTAACAATGTGGTAACCATTGAGCCGGGTATTTATATTGAAGGATGGGGTGGTGTGAGGATAGAAGACGATGTTTTGGTGACCAAATCCGGTGGTCAACCGCTCAATAGGGCCGAAAAAAAATTGTTGGAGCTCTAA
- the rfaE2 gene encoding D-glycero-beta-D-manno-heptose 1-phosphate adenylyltransferase: MSKPTTLAKLALILAPLRKKGKRIVFTNGVFDIVHRGHIEYLKKAKSFGDILVVGLNSDISVRRLKGPSRPIQKQADRAAILLELRSVDYVIFFSDPTPLSLIERIRPDLLVKGADYKLDQIVGADFLKSYSGQVKRVRIVKGRSSSSIIKKMYT, from the coding sequence ATGTCCAAACCGACAACTCTTGCCAAATTGGCACTAATTCTGGCTCCTTTGAGAAAAAAAGGGAAGCGGATTGTTTTCACGAATGGCGTGTTTGATATTGTCCACCGCGGACATATCGAATATCTAAAGAAAGCCAAATCGTTCGGAGATATTCTTGTCGTCGGACTGAATAGCGATATTTCGGTGCGACGTCTCAAAGGACCATCACGGCCGATTCAAAAGCAGGCGGATAGGGCGGCGATTTTGCTTGAACTTCGATCAGTGGATTATGTCATATTTTTCAGCGACCCGACTCCTTTGAGTTTGATTGAGCGTATCCGGCCTGATCTGCTTGTGAAAGGGGCTGATTATAAATTAGATCAGATAGTCGGAGCCGATTTCCTTAAATCCTACAGCGGTCAGGTCAAACGAGTCCGCATTGTCAAAGGCCGATCTTCGAGTTCAATTATTAAGAAAATGTACACTTAG
- the rfaE1 gene encoding D-glycero-beta-D-manno-heptose-7-phosphate kinase — MPLSRDRMHEITEQMGRSSVLILGDIMLDEYYFGSVERISPEAPVPVVEISSTKILLGGAANVAANVRALGDSPLLIGTVGEDDAALKFQKLLNERGISQDHIVVDKTRQTTIKTRIIAHSQQVVRADREDRHPLSDDIENEIMSHLEKLAPKIAAVIISDYGKGVITKSLLAKVIPFCKENKIFIAVDPKDANFFSYQHVSLITPNHHEAGFAFGRRISNEEDLLIVGNGLLEKLQARSILITRGAEGMSLFQVDRPATHIPTFARKVFDVTGAGDTVIAAFVSAVSAGADLIEAAIIANAAAGYTVGEIGTATIGIEQLTLELERHIKDGNLKRVAAH; from the coding sequence ATGCCGCTTAGCCGCGACCGCATGCATGAAATCACCGAGCAGATGGGACGTTCATCTGTTCTTATACTCGGTGATATTATGCTCGATGAGTATTATTTCGGCTCGGTCGAGCGCATCTCGCCCGAGGCGCCTGTGCCAGTTGTGGAAATATCTTCCACCAAAATATTGCTTGGCGGAGCGGCCAATGTCGCGGCCAATGTACGCGCGCTCGGAGACAGCCCGCTTCTGATTGGTACCGTCGGCGAAGATGATGCCGCGCTCAAATTTCAAAAACTCCTGAATGAGCGGGGAATCTCCCAAGACCATATTGTGGTCGACAAGACGCGCCAGACAACAATTAAGACCCGCATCATCGCGCATTCCCAGCAGGTTGTTCGCGCCGACCGCGAAGACCGTCATCCGCTTTCAGACGACATTGAAAATGAGATTATGTCCCATCTGGAAAAGCTTGCTCCGAAAATAGCGGCAGTTATTATTTCCGATTACGGCAAAGGTGTCATAACAAAATCTCTGCTGGCCAAAGTCATTCCATTCTGCAAAGAGAATAAAATATTCATTGCCGTCGATCCGAAAGACGCCAATTTCTTTTCATATCAACATGTCTCGCTCATAACGCCCAATCACCATGAGGCCGGGTTTGCCTTTGGCCGAAGGATTAGCAATGAGGAAGATTTACTGATAGTCGGCAATGGCCTGCTTGAAAAACTTCAAGCCAGATCGATTCTGATTACTCGAGGCGCCGAAGGGATGTCTCTCTTCCAGGTTGACCGCCCGGCAACCCATATCCCGACATTCGCCCGGAAAGTATTCGATGTCACAGGAGCAGGAGACACCGTCATTGCGGCCTTTGTTTCCGCAGTTTCTGCCGGAGCCGATCTCATTGAGGCCGCAATCATTGCCAACGCCGCCGCGGGATATACTGTCGGAGAAATCGGCACCGCGACAATAGGCATCGAGCAGTTGACTCTTGAACTTGAGCGGCATATTAAAGATGGAAATTTGAAGCGGGTTGCAGCCCATTGA
- a CDS encoding DUF3467 domain-containing protein: MAQTPQQQINIELGEKEAEGIYANMAMITHSPTEIVIDFARLMPRSPKARVLSRIIMTPMHAKLLHNALAENLKKFEGQFGEIKIHGAPGGGAKTIGFQSGESEGDSTENTNA; the protein is encoded by the coding sequence ATGGCGCAGACGCCGCAACAGCAAATAAATATCGAACTCGGGGAAAAAGAAGCCGAAGGCATTTACGCCAATATGGCAATGATTACCCATTCACCCACTGAAATCGTCATCGATTTCGCCCGTCTCATGCCGCGATCTCCCAAAGCCCGTGTTCTCTCACGGATTATCATGACGCCTATGCATGCCAAACTTCTCCATAACGCGCTGGCCGAGAATCTGAAAAAATTCGAAGGTCAGTTTGGAGAGATAAAGATTCATGGCGCTCCCGGCGGCGGCGCAAAAACAATCGGTTTCCAATCGGGCGAGAGCGAAGGGGATTCCACGGAGAACACGAATGCCTAA
- a CDS encoding 1,4-alpha-glucan branching protein domain-containing protein, with product MPKGYFAFVLHSHLPYVLSHGRWPHGTDWICEAAGETYLPILRILNELVAEGYHPKLTIDFSPVLSEQLADSSFKDEFVSYLNQKIEAAKIDSEEFFRHGKTNMLANAHMWEKWYSDTLLQFEDIGQDILFEFKKLQDAGIVEIITCGATHGYYPLLSRDESLQAQTKAAVKNYEKHFGQKPRGIWLPECAYRPRYEWTPPVEINGKQESYPRKGADEFLSENGIDFFIIDTPLLKGGKAVGVYIDRFEALKQLWAQFESHYQPRAEEHDKSPREVYLVSSSSEGKKPTAIFTRDPETGMLVWSGEHGYPGDGNYLDFHKKRFPGGLRYWAVTSPKSDLADKVEYVHTTPISRINENADHYVAKIEQILTDYNAESKREGILVAPYDAELFGHWWFEGPMFLKEVLKRIDKNKNVDVTFLSEDLDRRRPNQIVSIPEGSWGQGNHHYIWLNESNEWTWKHIYACEAKMCELAKRWTDAKHGSKSGFDFETEQVIKQLARELLLMSASDWQFLISTLSARDYAELRLTEHYEDFVRLAAIAEKKLNHEQISKGDRQFLEDCSKRDILFQELEIEWFAKVEYPV from the coding sequence ATGCCTAAGGGCTACTTTGCTTTCGTCCTGCACAGCCACCTCCCCTATGTCCTTTCCCATGGCCGCTGGCCGCATGGAACCGATTGGATATGCGAAGCCGCAGGTGAAACTTATCTACCGATTCTCCGCATCCTCAATGAACTTGTAGCCGAAGGCTACCACCCGAAACTCACTATCGATTTTTCCCCAGTCTTATCCGAACAATTGGCCGACAGTTCATTCAAAGATGAGTTTGTCTCGTATCTGAATCAGAAGATTGAAGCCGCCAAAATTGACAGCGAGGAATTTTTTCGCCACGGCAAGACAAATATGCTTGCTAATGCCCACATGTGGGAAAAATGGTACAGTGACACCCTCCTACAGTTCGAAGATATTGGTCAGGATATTCTCTTCGAATTTAAAAAACTACAGGACGCCGGAATTGTCGAAATTATCACCTGCGGCGCGACGCATGGCTACTATCCTCTGCTGTCGCGGGATGAATCGCTTCAGGCGCAAACCAAGGCGGCGGTGAAAAACTATGAGAAACATTTCGGACAGAAGCCGCGCGGGATCTGGCTGCCTGAGTGCGCCTATCGACCCCGCTATGAATGGACTCCGCCTGTCGAAATAAACGGAAAACAGGAATCGTATCCACGCAAAGGGGCCGATGAATTCCTCTCTGAAAACGGAATTGACTTTTTTATCATCGACACACCGCTTCTGAAAGGCGGCAAAGCTGTCGGGGTATATATCGACCGCTTCGAAGCGTTAAAACAGCTATGGGCACAGTTTGAGAGCCACTACCAGCCGCGCGCCGAAGAGCATGATAAGTCACCCCGCGAGGTCTACCTTGTCTCCTCGTCATCGGAAGGGAAAAAACCCACCGCCATTTTCACACGCGATCCAGAAACCGGGATGTTGGTCTGGTCCGGAGAACATGGCTATCCCGGCGATGGCAACTATCTGGACTTTCATAAAAAGCGGTTCCCCGGCGGACTTCGCTACTGGGCGGTCACATCCCCAAAATCCGATCTGGCGGATAAAGTGGAATACGTCCACACAACTCCGATTAGTCGCATCAACGAGAATGCCGATCACTATGTCGCCAAAATCGAGCAGATATTGACCGACTACAACGCCGAATCCAAAAGAGAAGGGATTCTGGTCGCTCCGTATGATGCTGAGTTGTTTGGCCATTGGTGGTTTGAGGGCCCGATGTTCCTCAAAGAAGTACTCAAAAGAATTGATAAAAATAAAAATGTCGATGTCACTTTCCTCAGCGAAGACTTGGACCGCCGGCGTCCCAATCAGATAGTGTCAATTCCCGAAGGAAGCTGGGGACAAGGAAATCACCATTACATCTGGCTCAATGAAAGCAATGAATGGACCTGGAAGCATATATATGCCTGCGAAGCAAAAATGTGCGAATTGGCAAAGCGATGGACAGATGCCAAACACGGGAGTAAAAGCGGATTTGATTTTGAAACCGAGCAGGTCATTAAGCAATTGGCTCGTGAGCTTCTCCTGATGTCGGCCTCCGATTGGCAGTTCTTGATTTCAACTCTGTCCGCACGCGATTACGCCGAACTCCGCCTGACAGAACATTACGAGGACTTCGTCCGCCTTGCAGCTATAGCTGAGAAAAAACTTAATCATGAGCAGATATCTAAGGGCGACCGGCAATTTTTGGAGGACTGCTCCAAACGGGACATCCTCTTTCAGGAACTTGAGATTGAGTGGTTTGCCAAGGTTGAATATCCGGTCTGA
- a CDS encoding PAS domain S-box protein, with protein sequence MALAQIIRLYKLGRGQLGWLIWGMGIGSISILQAVTIIQSFLSPQTSKTEFQSEITVLIVSLLFVSGTTFVFSLLKTAVYRNAADVVNEERMELLDMSGIEGILVHEKGVIVDANQNLCTLFGAGRQEIIGRSIYDFVPPDCQHAVKHHISSGSTAGLETKAQKKDGSVFPVETNAKQILYLGRNVRSVSLRDISARKLAEEKLLKSLATNRALLDAIPDIIFRVRTDGTFLDYKASNSNLLMVPPGYFLGRRVGDIMPPHIAESIMQFISKALSTGMVQIFEYDLHVNEEDHSFEARIASCGANEVLILARDITESSKALAALQKSETRYRAIVEDQTEMICRFQPDGTITFANDSYCRYFGIDRHLLMGSNVKEVIPSEDRESTFARLRSLNPINPVVMIEHKVFLKNGAIGWNRWTDRAIFSDSGELREYQAIGIEITERKRVEEALRENETRLRMLTNQIPAILWSIDNNLRFTSSVGSGLKRLGLKPNEIIGVTLHKFFGPSETDNIAIHMHRQALDGTPVSYPHEWGGSSYQCYLEPLFGSDNEIVGCIGVAVDVTDQQNAQLALTRSEERYRLFIQQSSEGIWRIELDSPINISDSLENQIEQFYKLARLAECNDAFAQMYEFASASEIIGIPLDKLLIRTDPKNIEFLFAFIQSGYRLTDVETHEQNKNGDDIYILNNLIGVVENGLLVRAWGTQQNITELKRSQHIALAEKQSKLESDLQIKTLV encoded by the coding sequence ATGGCTTTAGCCCAAATCATCCGGCTTTACAAACTGGGGCGAGGACAACTCGGCTGGTTAATCTGGGGAATGGGAATTGGGTCAATATCGATTCTTCAGGCTGTAACAATCATTCAGTCCTTTCTAAGCCCTCAGACTTCTAAGACCGAATTCCAAAGCGAAATAACTGTCTTGATCGTTTCGCTTCTTTTTGTCAGCGGCACCACTTTTGTGTTTTCATTGCTGAAAACCGCGGTATATCGGAATGCGGCAGATGTGGTGAACGAAGAAAGAATGGAACTGCTCGATATGAGCGGAATCGAAGGCATTTTAGTCCATGAAAAAGGCGTTATTGTCGACGCAAATCAAAACCTCTGCACTCTTTTTGGAGCGGGCCGCCAAGAGATAATCGGCAGGTCTATTTATGACTTTGTGCCGCCCGATTGCCAACATGCCGTCAAACACCATATCAGTTCCGGCAGCACGGCCGGACTCGAAACGAAGGCACAAAAAAAAGATGGTTCGGTTTTTCCGGTCGAGACTAATGCAAAGCAAATTTTATATCTGGGACGAAATGTTCGTTCGGTCTCACTGAGAGACATCAGCGCTCGCAAACTCGCAGAAGAAAAACTGCTGAAATCCCTCGCGACCAATCGCGCTCTTCTTGATGCCATCCCCGATATAATATTCCGGGTTCGAACTGATGGTACTTTTCTCGATTACAAAGCGTCCAACAGCAATCTGCTGATGGTGCCTCCGGGCTATTTTTTAGGCCGCCGGGTAGGAGATATAATGCCCCCCCATATTGCAGAATCTATTATGCAGTTTATTTCCAAAGCCCTCAGCACAGGAATGGTGCAGATATTTGAATATGACTTGCATGTCAATGAAGAGGATCATTCCTTTGAGGCGAGAATAGCATCATGCGGGGCCAACGAAGTTTTAATTTTGGCTCGGGATATCACCGAGTCCTCAAAGGCCCTCGCCGCGTTGCAGAAAAGCGAAACCCGATACCGGGCGATAGTTGAGGACCAAACAGAAATGATCTGCCGCTTTCAACCTGATGGAACGATCACTTTCGCCAATGATTCCTACTGCCGCTACTTCGGAATTGACCGGCATCTATTGATGGGCAGCAATGTAAAGGAAGTGATTCCATCCGAAGATCGTGAGTCAACCTTTGCCCGACTGCGTAGCCTTAATCCTATTAATCCCGTTGTAATGATAGAGCACAAGGTCTTTCTTAAAAACGGAGCAATCGGTTGGAACCGCTGGACCGACCGTGCCATATTCTCTGATAGCGGAGAATTGAGAGAGTACCAGGCGATAGGAATCGAAATTACCGAACGAAAACGGGTCGAGGAGGCTCTTCGCGAAAATGAAACGCGGCTCCGCATGCTCACAAATCAAATCCCAGCCATCCTGTGGAGTATCGATAACAATCTCAGATTCACATCGAGCGTCGGCAGCGGACTTAAGAGGTTGGGCCTCAAACCGAACGAAATAATCGGCGTTACTTTGCATAAATTCTTCGGGCCCTCTGAAACTGATAATATCGCAATACACATGCACCGTCAGGCTCTCGATGGGACACCTGTGAGTTATCCGCACGAATGGGGGGGCAGCAGTTACCAATGCTATCTTGAACCGCTTTTTGGAAGTGATAATGAGATTGTGGGATGTATCGGGGTCGCTGTTGATGTGACTGATCAGCAGAACGCGCAACTGGCGCTTACAAGAAGCGAGGAGCGCTACCGCCTGTTCATCCAGCAAAGCAGCGAAGGTATTTGGAGGATTGAGCTCGATTCCCCAATTAATATCTCTGACAGTCTCGAAAACCAAATCGAGCAGTTTTATAAGCTGGCACGCCTCGCCGAATGCAATGATGCCTTTGCACAAATGTACGAGTTTGCAAGCGCTTCAGAAATAATTGGTATTCCGCTGGATAAACTGCTGATTCGGACGGATCCTAAAAATATCGAGTTCCTCTTTGCCTTCATTCAATCCGGATACCGCCTGACCGATGTCGAAACGCATGAACAGAACAAGAACGGCGATGACATCTATATTCTCAACAATTTGATTGGGGTCGTTGAAAATGGGCTTTTGGTCCGGGCATGGGGCACTCAGCAAAATATCACTGAATTAAAGCGCTCTCAGCATATCGCCCTCGCTGAAAAACAGAGCAAGCTGGAATCAGATTTACAAATCAAGACGCTTGTCTAA